TTTTCCAGGCGGGCTGGGATGCCGGCCACCGCTTCGGGATCACGATTCCCTTCCATGGCCCCACCGGGCGCGTGGCAACGCTGTCGGTGTCGACAAGCGGAACGCAGATGGATGTGCCGCGGGACCCGATGGAGGTTTACGCTCTGGCAGCTCAGTTCCACGCGATCTTCGATGCAATCGCCGGGTCGAAGGATCTGGTTCCGCCGCCGCCGCGCCTCAGCGAGCGCGAATATGAGTGCCTGTCCTGGGCGGCGCAGGGCAAGAGCAACCGTGACATTGCCGAGATCATCGGCGTGTCAGAGCCAACCGTGCAGTTTCACATGAGCAACGTCATGAAGAAGCTGAAGGTCTCCAGCCGCGTGTCGGCGGTGTACGAAGCCTCTCGGGTCGGCCTGCTTCGCTAACCACACATTGACGCAGGGTCGCAGCGGCCCCGCCTGTCGATCATTGATCCGCATCCGGCCTTTGAGCGCGGCCGTCAAACGGCCCGCTACGGACCGCGTGCATGCGGTGTCATGACACTGTTCAACAGGACGCGCCCCCAAGGACTAGTCCCTCTGACCGATGGGATTAGTCCTTGGGGGCAGTCTGCTGCGTGCAACCGAATATGAGGAAAATGCCGAACTGGCCGTGCATGAGGTTGCAGGGCCGAGCGCACTTCCTATGCCACAGCCGGATCAAGAGAGATACCTATGGAGGTTGGTAGGTATTCTTCGGTGCCGAAATGGTGCCTGCTGGTGTCAGGTTGCCTCCACTGATGGAGGGAGCGTCTGAGGGGGTTGGACAACCCCGTCAGTCTTTGGGGGCAGGGAGCCTGCAACATGCCGTTTCAACCCGAGTGTATATCGGGGCGGCGCAGGCTGGTCGAAGGAGTGAAACCGGACCATGCAGCACATGGATTTCAATTTTGGTCTCCACGGCAACTTCGTGCGTGAGGCGAAGAACAATGCCGAGAATGAATCGGCGAATGACATGACTGACACTGACAAAGGCGCGACTTCCGAAGTGATCGGCATGCGGACCGATGGTGCCACCCGCATCCCGCTGATCCGCCGGGGGCGCCACCGCGAGGAACTTGAATATGATCTGCTCCTCGTATTGCTGTGGGTCAGCAAGAACGTCCCCAGCAGCATGTTCGAACAGGTCTATACACTGATCTGGAACTTCACGCGCCTGGACGATGAAGAGCGCGACCGGATGCTGACCATGATGCGCGAGCTTGGCGATGCGCGGTTCGGCCCGGGCCGGGACGCACAAAGCCCCGCCTGATCAGACGGCGGGACTGCACCCCGCACAGATGCAGCCCTTGTAACAAGGGGAGGGAACGAAGCTGATGCCGGTCTGATATGGGGGACGGCTCAGCATCGGGACAGGAAAGGCGGCACCGTCATGGTGCCGCCTTTTCCATTTCCATAACGGCATGTGCGGTGTGCTCCGTGCCGAATTCGTCGGTCGCGGTCACGGTGATTGTGTTGGCGCCCGGCCGCACGCCGGCCGGCAGATCCGCGCGATACAGGTGTGACGACTTTTCCGCTTTCACCCAGGGCTTGCGCTGGGCGGAGAACCGTTCAAACAGCTCATGGGCTGCGGGGTCCGGTTCCTCGACGCGCGTCATCTCGATGGTGCCGCCGCCATTGACGGACAGGAGCACCGTGGTGTTCGGGCCGCCGTCAAACACATTGACCAGCACATCTGTCGAGGCGGCCTGGTCACCGGTGATGCGTCCGGCGGTCAGCCCGCCATGGCGTACATCCCTGAAAATGGGTGCCGCCATCTGGTGGAACTGACTGTCGAACAGGATGCGCATCTGGTGGCTGGCAGGCAGGCTGGCCGGTTTGAAACGCACGCTCATCTTGCGCCCGTCGAAACGGGCGATGTGATAGCCGTTCGGCGTCCCGTCGCGCTGCATGGCCAGCGGCACGCCGCGGGCGTCGTTGGGGCCTGACCACCAAGACCCCGAGACCGTGCTGATCACATGGCTGTGCAGCGGCGTGTCGCCGGTGAAGCCGTCATCCGTGCCGAAATAGTGGTGCTCAGTCGTGTGCGTATGCCCGTGCGCCGCATAGACGGTGTGGCCACTCAGTATGCGGAACAAATCTGCCTTGTTGACCGTATTGATGTTGGGCGCGTCGGGGTCCTGGTAGGTACGCAGGGGGATGTGGTGGAAAAGGACAATGCGGTCGCCCTTCTCGATGGTCGAGAGATAGGCTTCGACGAAGGCGAGCGCGTCATCGGGAACGCGGCCTTCATACATGCCGTTGCCGCGATAGGACGGTTCCTCCCGGCCCGCGTCGAACCCTTTGTAGTCCACATTATCGACCGCGATGAAATGCACGCCCCCATAGCTCCATGCATAGGTCGGCGGACCGATCAGGCGCTTGTAGGTTTCCAGCGAATAGCGGTCATCTGGGCTCAGGAAGTTGAGCTCATGATTGCCCGGCACATTGTAAACGGGTACGCCCATCTGGCTCATGATCCGGTTGTAGCGGGGGAACAGCGCAAGGTCATCGAACATGATGTCGCCGATGGTGACGGCGAAGGCCGCCTCCGTGCCAATCAGTTCCGCCACCACGTCGTCGCGGATGAAATCCACTTCCGTGTCGGATTGCGGCTGCGTGTCAGCGAAGAGGATGACCTCGAAGGGGCCGCTTTCGTCCTGGGCGACAAGGGGGAAGTCGATGGCCTCGGGCAGGGGGCCGGTCGGCGCCAGCCCTGGATACCGCAGTTTGAGTGCTTCAGGCGTGCCCTGCGGTGCGTGGATGTAATGGAAGCGGGGCAGCATCTCAGCGGACACCGGTGTGCGGTAGCCGGTCGGCTTGATCACGAAGATGATGTCGCCATCGCGCGTCTCGATCCTGTAGCCGCCATCTTCACCGGTCGTGGCAATGTCACGGCCATTGGACACATGGATGCCCTGCAGGCGCGGCTCGCCGTCATCCAGGGTTCCATTCAGGTTGAGATCCTCGAATACCGTACCGCGGGCCGTTTCCGCGAGGGCGCTGGCTGACACGCCGACCGTCAGCAGCACCGTGGTCAGAAACCCAGAAAGCTTTCGGTGGCTGGCGCGTCCGTTGATGAACCCTTTCGGGCTCTTTATGGCGATGGACATGAGGGCCTCCCGGATTGTGCCTTGATGCGGTTGTTCCGGGTAACAGTCATGACGCGTGCGTTTGACAATGCGGTGACACTTGATCTGGCGGGCGAAGGCGGCTGTTAGAACTCCGCCCAGAAGCTCACCAGGGCGCCTGACTCCCGCACGATCTCAGCACCGCTCAAAGTCTGTATGGCCCCGAGCTGGACGTGCCGCCCGGGTGCAAATGTCCAGCGCAGGGAGGCGATGCCTTTCTGGGACCGGTAATGGCTGAAGGGTGCTTCGGCCTTGCCGACCGTCACCGTGGTCTCGCCCTGAAGCAGCACCAGCCAATCGTCTGAGAGCGGAATGCCATAGGTCAGGTCGAAGCGGATCTCGTCCGGTGCCTTGCCGCCGCGGTGGCGGTAGGCCAATTGGCTGTCGGTGAACCCGGGCAGCCATAGGATGCCTTCGGGCTCGCCCTGCAGCAGGCGCAGGTCATAATCCGCATGTCCCGAGCTCAGGAGCGGGTTGCCTGGGCGGTGTTCCCGCAACGGCAGAAGGATTGTGGCTTGTGCGGAGATCACAGTGCCGCTTTCAAATTGCCAGAGCCGCGTGCGGACGCCGAGGTCGAGGCCGGAAAACCCCCGCTGGCGATCACCGCCGGAGATGGTGTCTTGCCAGGCGAGCCGGCCGATAAGGGTTGTGCTGTCGCGCCAGCCGGTTTCGAGATAGGCGGCAAGTTCGGTTTTCTCGAAGCCTGCCCCGCCCCGGGGGCGCCCGCTGGCCGTCAGGCGGTTCGGGGCGCCGGTAATGGCCAGGGTTGAGATCAGCAGCGTCTCGTCCTTGGCGCGCGGCCAGGCGCCTGCCTCGGCGTGCTGCGACGGCCCGGCACAGAGCAATGCGCTGGCGGCGAGCAAAAAGGCGCGCGACCGCGCACGGCCGTGCGCCGCGCGACATCTGTCAGGTCTGGTCCCGCAACCCCAATCGGTCATCTGGCGCCCCCCAAGACGCTCGGATGTTCCCGTTATTGGTGTGAACGGTAGCAGAAATGATCTGACGCGCCAGTGTGCTGGATGTCAGGCGGCGAAACGGCGGTTGTCATGCCATCGCTTGAGGGCCCGGCCGGTGAGGTAGAGCACCGCCGCTGCGGCAATTCCTGCAAGATTGGCGGCAAGGTCCGACAGGGAGGCGGATCGGCCGGGCACCAGCACCTGCGCCACCTCGATGCCCACGCTCAGCAGAAAGGCAGCGGCCAATCCACCCCAGGGGCGGTGAGGCAGGCTCATGGCGAAGAGGAGGCCGATGACCAGGAACGCGAGGCCATGGGCTGCGTATTGCAGTTCATCCGGCGGGCCGCCATAGGGCAGCAGGGCCAGGGCAATGGCACCGCCCGCGGCTGCGAAGGCGAGCAGGACGATGGCGGTGGGAGACAGGACGCGCACGAAAATCCCCTGGAAAGGCAGCTCAATTGGTGTGTCGGGCATTGGATGCAGGCACTGTGGGCCCCGGTGGCCTGCCAATCGGTTAACCAAGCCCGAGATCCATGACGGATCAGTGAACACATCTCTCTCAGCAAGCTGTGAAGCGCCGCGCGCGGCTTGTGATTGGGCGCGCGCGCCGTGACTTGCCACACTCTCTGCCAGGTTTTCCAGCGGGCCTGATTTTTGCCATGCCCGCTCATCCGGCAGGGAGCTCATGCCATGCTGTCCCAGACGATCCTGATGTCCCGGCTGTCGGCGAAGATCGCCATCTCGGCGTTTCTCGTGCTTGTGGCCCTGTTGTTTACCGCGCCAGCCCATGCTGCAAAGGATCCGGTCTATACCGGTTTCTTCAGCAGCGTCGCCGTCGGCGGCTATGACCCGGTGGCCTATTTCACCGAAGGGCGGCCGGTCGAAGGCTCGGATGACTTCGAGACCGACCATGAGGGCTACACCTACCGGTTCTCCAGCCAGGCCAATCTCGATGCCTTCATTGCGGAGCCTGAAGCCTATCTGCCGCAATATGGCGGCTATTGTGCCTGGGCTGTGGCGCAGGGCACGACCGCATCCACCAATCCGCACAACTGGTCCATCGTCGATGGCAAGCTCTACCTGAATTATGACGACGCTGTTCAGGCGCGCTGGGAGAAGGACATTCCCGGCAATATCAGCAAGGCCGATACCAACTGGCCGCGGGTTCTCAACTGAAGGCGGGCCTGTCCCCGACTTGTTGCTGACGTGGCGGGCATTCATCTGCGCTAGTCCGGCAGGGGGGGCAGGGGAATGGGCTTTCGGGAGCGCCGTCACTGCGCTTGCCGTTTGCGGTCCGGCGGTCGTATCAGTGGGGAATGTTCAAGCAGGCGTTTTCCCGGCTTCAAGCCGTCTTTCAATCCCCGGCCGCGGTGCCCGAGGGAACGCGCGTCTATGCCGTCGGCGACATCCATGGCCGTGCGGATCTGCTGGACCGCCTGCATGACATGATCCGCGCCGATGCGGCACAGGCACCCGAGGGGACGCGCCTCGTGGTCGTTTATCTCGGCGACTACGTGGATCGCGGCATGGACAGCAAGGGCGTGATCGACCGGCTGCTCGGTACGCCGCTGCCGGGCTTCGAGGTGGTGTCCCTCAAGGGCAATCACGAGGACGCGTTTCTCAAGTTCATGTCCGAGCCGGCCTTCGGCCGCGAGTGGAAGTATTACGGCGGGCTTGAGACCCTGATGAGCTATGGCGTCCGCGCCCTGCCACTCAAGGATGAGCCAGAGGCCTTCATCGCGGCGCGTGACGAACTGGCGGAGCTGATGCCCGAGGCGCACCGTACCTTTCTTGATACGCTGCGCGTCAGCCACGAGGAGGGCGGCTATTTCTTTGCCCATGCCGGCGTGGCACCGGGCGTGCCGCTCGGTGAGCAGGCGCCGGAGGATCTCATGTGGATCCGTGATGAGTTCCTGCAGGCCGACGGTGATTTCGGCAAGGTCGTGGTGCACGGCCATACGCCCGAGGAGGAGCCCGTGGTGCGCCGCAACCGCATCGGCGTCGACACCGGGGCCTATATCACCGGCACGCTTACCGCGTTGGTGCTCGACGGCCAGGACTATCGATTCCTGTCGGCCTGAGTTTTATCTGGCAGTCTCAATCTCCAACGAAAATCCATTCGTTAACGCCGTCTTCATCATTCTGAGGCTTTCTCGTCAGTAATTCGTTAACCGAACGGATGTGCGCTCGGAGTGCGTGTCCTGAAGCGCTGGAGGGGGAAATGGCAAGACTGCTGGGCACAACCATGGTTGCGGTCGCGAGCATCTGCGTCGCCGTTTCTCCGATGGCGGGGCAATTCGCGCTGGCTCAGCAAGTGCCGGAACGTGGGGTTGGAGTGGCAGACCGGACGCGTCCGGACTATGACCCCGTCGGTGTCAGGGCTGGCGGGTTCGTTGTCTATCCAAGCGTGACAACGTCTGCGGAATACACCGACAATCTGTTTGCCGACCCGGCCAATGAGCAGGATGACACCCTTCTTATGGTTGCGCCTGAGGTTCGTGTTGAATCCCGATGGAGCCGGCATGCACTCAACCTGCAGGCCGAAGCAGCGAGCCGGTTTCACTCAGAAAATGACGGTGAGGATTTCACCAATTACGGCTTTGTCGCGGACGGGCGACTGGACATAACCCGCCAAACCAGCCTGGCGGCGTCTGCCGGGTTCAGGGTGGATCATGAGGGGCGCGGGTCGCCTGATCTGCCGAATGCAGCCGCAGAACCGACCCGTTTCACCGAAGCTAGGGCTGAAGTCAGCCTCACACAGCGATTCAATCGTTTGTCATTGCGGCCAAGCCTGGCTTACAGCGAAACTGACTTTGACGATGTTGCGTTGCTGCCGCCGGCTGGCGGGCAAATCAACAATGACGATCGTGATCGGGAAGAAGTCGTCGCGGCACTGCGCATTGGCTACGAAGTGTCGCCAGCGCTCGAACTCTTTGCTGAGGGCCGTTACCGCGACATCAGGTACGACAATTTTGATGACACGCTTGGCGGGGGCGGTGTCGCCCGCAGGGACTCTGATGGCTACGAAGCACTTGCAGGCGCGTCATTTGACGTTGGCCATCTCGCGCGCGGCCGCCTTGGTGTCGGTTATCTGTCGCGCGAATACGAAAGCTCCCTTATTCCCTCTGTCGATGGCGCGATCTACGAAGGCGCGGTCGACTGGTTCGTGACCAACCTCACAACACTGGGTCTGTTCGGCGCGCGCAGGGTTGAAGAGACAACGCTGGCCGGCGCTTCCGGCAACCTCGTGACGGGGGTCGGTGCCCGCGTCGATCACGAGCTTCGGCGGAACATTATTCTTGGTGCTGATGCCACCTACGAGATGAGTGAGTTCGAGGGAACCGCGCGCGAGGACGACACATTGGCGCTCGGCGCGGACATCACCTATCTGGTGAACCGCAATCTGCGCCTTGTTCTTGATTACGATTACGATCGGCGTGACTCGACTGCGCCTGGCGCGGATTTTACGACGAACAGCGTCATTCTTTCCCTGCGCACAAGTCTCTAGCTTCCCTCATTGGTCAGGGTTGCCGGCAATATGTCTGCTGGATAGAGAGGGGCTTGGACCCACAATAACACAAAATATTTGTTATTATGGGAAATTGACATTCAATACGTGGATAATTACCTAGGCCTCCAAGATGCAGTCCTGCCAGGGCTGCCCGTGTAGATGGCTACCGGCGCGTGGCCACGCCTTTGGAGGGCAATATGGATCGCCTCGATCAACTCGAAGCGCAGAGCATTTACATCCTGAGGGAAGCGTTCAACCGCATCGACAATATCGCCATGCTCTGGTCGTTGGGCAAAGACTCCAACGTCATGATCTGGCTGTCGCGCAAGGCGTTTTTCGGCAACATCCCGTTCCCGGTCGCGCATCTGGATACGGGGCTGGAATTCGACGAGACCTATGAGTTCCGTGAGAAGTACTCGAAGGAGTGGGGGCTCAAGCTGATTGCAGACCCGTGCCCGCCGATCGAAACCATTGATCCGAGCCTGCCGCCGAACTCCCGTCTTGCTGCCCGCAAGACGGCCGGGGTGAAGGAATGCGTGGCGAAGTATGGCTTCAACGGCATCATCGCCGGCATTCGGCGTGACGAGCAGTCCATGCGTGCCAAGGAGCGTGTGTTCAGCCCGCGCGGCGCCGACGGCCAGTGGGATTTCCGCGATCAGCCGCCGGAGTTCTGGGACCAGTATAAAACGGATTATCCGGAAGGCACGCATCTGCGTATTCATCCGCTGCTGCATTGGACGGAGCTCGACATCTGGCGGTACATCAAGCGCGAGGAAATCCCGCTCGTGCCGCTCTATTTCGCCAAGGACGGCAAGCGTTTCCGCTCGCTGGGCGAGAAGGGCATCACCTTCCCGATCGACAGCAATGCCTCCACCATCGACGAGATCATTGCCGAGCTTGAGACGATCCGTACCGAAGAGCGCGCAGGCCGCGCCATGGATCACGACTCCGAAGACGCTTTCGAGCGTCTTCGTGCCGACGGCTACATGTAAGCGGGGACCGAACCTATGACCAATTCATCCGTGAACCTCGCTTCCGTGAACGAAGACCCGGCCGTGCTGTCGCAGCGCGCCCGTGACCTTCTGCGCATCGTCATCGTGGGTCATGTGGACCATGGCAAGTCCACGCTGGTGGGCCGTCTTTTCCACGACACGGGCTCGCTGCCGGAAGGCAAGTATGAGTCCATCAAGGCAATGTGCGAACGCCGGGGCATGCCGTTCGAATGGGCGTTCCTGATGGATGCCATGCAGGCGGAGCGTGACCAGGGCATTACCATTGATACGTCGCAGATCTGGTTCAAGACGGACCAGCGCGATTACACGATCATCGATGCGCCGGGCCATAAAGAGTTCCTGAAGAACATGATCACCGGTGCGGCGCAGTCTGACGCAGCGCTGCTGATCATCGACGCAGCTGAAGGCGTGCGCGAGCAGTCGCGCCGTCACGGGTATCTCCTGCACCTGATGGGCATCCGCCAGGTCGCGGTGGCCGTCAACAAGATGGACATGGTGGATTACGAGCAGGAGCAGTTCGACCTCATCGAGGAAGAATACCGCGACTACCTCTCTTCCATCGGCGTGACGCCGACCTTCGTCATTCCCGTGTCGGCACGCGAAGGCGACAACATCTCCAATCAGTCGGCCAACATGCCCTGGTACAAGGGCCCGACGGTGGTAAAGGCGCTTGACAGCTTCCTGCCCTCTGCACCGACGGTGGATCAGCCGCTGCGCTTCCCGATCCAGGATGTCTACAAGTTCGATACGCGCCGCATCATTGCCGGCCGCATCGAGGCGGGTGCGCTGGAAGTGGGTGACGAGCTTGTTTTCTCGCCCTCCAACAAGACCGCGAAGGTGGCGAGCATCGAGAGTTGGTCGTCGCGTTCCGATTTCGTGGCGCCGACGCGTGCCGAGGCGGGCGAAAGTGTCGGCATCACGCTGGATGAGCAGATTTTCGTCGAGCGTGGTGACATCGCGAGCCATGTCGAGCAGGCGCCGATCGAGACCGAAGTGTTCCGCGCCCGTCTTTTCTGGCTTGGCAATGAGCCACTGTCTGTCGGCAAGACCTACAAGATCAAGCTCAACACCTTCGAGGCCCGTGTCCAGGTTCAGGAGATCGAGCGCATCATCGACACGACGGATCTGTCGGCGACGGATGCCCAGAAGGTGGAGCGCAACCAGGTTGCGGAAGTCGTGCTGCGTGCCAAGCGCCTGCTGGCGCTCGACAGCTTCATCGACAGCCCGCGCACCGGCCGCTTCGTGCTGGTGGATGGGTACGACATCGCCGGTGGCGGTATCATTTCCATGGAAGGCTATGCGGACCAGCGCGGCCTGATCACGCAGAAATCCACCAACATCACCAAGGTTGAGCACGGTATCACCACTGATGCCCGTGCCCGGCGTAATGGCCACAAGGGCGGCGTCATCTGGCTGACCGGCCTGTCCGGCGCCGGCAAGTCGACCCTGGCGGTGGAGCTTGAGAAGCGCCTGTTCGAGAAGGGCATGAATGTGTTCGTGCTCGATGGCGATAATGTGCGCCACGGTCTCAATGCAAATCTCGGTTTCTCGCCGGAGGATCGCGCCGAGAACATTCGCCGCGTGGGCGAAGTCTCCGCACTCTTCGCGCAGGCCGGTGCCATTGCCATCACCTCGTTCATTTCGCCCTACCGGTCGGACCGCGACCGGGCGCGCGAAGCGGCAGGGGAGGCGTTCCACGAAGTGCATGTGGCCGCAGATCTCAAGACCTGCGAGGAGCGTGACCCGAAGGGGCTCTACA
The sequence above is drawn from the Pyruvatibacter mobilis genome and encodes:
- a CDS encoding helix-turn-helix transcriptional regulator codes for the protein MVQLRSNVRQRKGTPDVGDVIAREESWQVLWTEAMASHDPLRLFDALANRLADFGFDQVAYVNFQHTGEALSGQSGEPARRTITYGQDWIEFYAREGYFEDDVLFDLALTNQRPIEWEQVTSALDLSKRQLEIFQAGWDAGHRFGITIPFHGPTGRVATLSVSTSGTQMDVPRDPMEVYALAAQFHAIFDAIAGSKDLVPPPPRLSEREYECLSWAAQGKSNRDIAEIIGVSEPTVQFHMSNVMKKLKVSSRVSAVYEASRVGLLR
- a CDS encoding calcineurin-like phosphoesterase family protein; this encodes MSIAIKSPKGFINGRASHRKLSGFLTTVLLTVGVSASALAETARGTVFEDLNLNGTLDDGEPRLQGIHVSNGRDIATTGEDGGYRIETRDGDIIFVIKPTGYRTPVSAEMLPRFHYIHAPQGTPEALKLRYPGLAPTGPLPEAIDFPLVAQDESGPFEVILFADTQPQSDTEVDFIRDDVVAELIGTEAAFAVTIGDIMFDDLALFPRYNRIMSQMGVPVYNVPGNHELNFLSPDDRYSLETYKRLIGPPTYAWSYGGVHFIAVDNVDYKGFDAGREEPSYRGNGMYEGRVPDDALAFVEAYLSTIEKGDRIVLFHHIPLRTYQDPDAPNINTVNKADLFRILSGHTVYAAHGHTHTTEHHYFGTDDGFTGDTPLHSHVISTVSGSWWSGPNDARGVPLAMQRDGTPNGYHIARFDGRKMSVRFKPASLPASHQMRILFDSQFHQMAAPIFRDVRHGGLTAGRITGDQAASTDVLVNVFDGGPNTTVLLSVNGGGTIEMTRVEEPDPAAHELFERFSAQRKPWVKAEKSSHLYRADLPAGVRPGANTITVTATDEFGTEHTAHAVMEMEKAAP
- a CDS encoding VanZ family protein, which gives rise to MPDTPIELPFQGIFVRVLSPTAIVLLAFAAAGGAIALALLPYGGPPDELQYAAHGLAFLVIGLLFAMSLPHRPWGGLAAAFLLSVGIEVAQVLVPGRSASLSDLAANLAGIAAAAVLYLTGRALKRWHDNRRFAA
- a CDS encoding YHS domain-containing (seleno)protein; amino-acid sequence: MLSQTILMSRLSAKIAISAFLVLVALLFTAPAHAAKDPVYTGFFSSVAVGGYDPVAYFTEGRPVEGSDDFETDHEGYTYRFSSQANLDAFIAEPEAYLPQYGGYCAWAVAQGTTASTNPHNWSIVDGKLYLNYDDAVQARWEKDIPGNISKADTNWPRVLN
- a CDS encoding metallophosphoesterase family protein, which codes for MPEGTRVYAVGDIHGRADLLDRLHDMIRADAAQAPEGTRLVVVYLGDYVDRGMDSKGVIDRLLGTPLPGFEVVSLKGNHEDAFLKFMSEPAFGREWKYYGGLETLMSYGVRALPLKDEPEAFIAARDELAELMPEAHRTFLDTLRVSHEEGGYFFAHAGVAPGVPLGEQAPEDLMWIRDEFLQADGDFGKVVVHGHTPEEEPVVRRNRIGVDTGAYITGTLTALVLDGQDYRFLSA
- a CDS encoding outer membrane beta-barrel protein, with the protein product MARLLGTTMVAVASICVAVSPMAGQFALAQQVPERGVGVADRTRPDYDPVGVRAGGFVVYPSVTTSAEYTDNLFADPANEQDDTLLMVAPEVRVESRWSRHALNLQAEAASRFHSENDGEDFTNYGFVADGRLDITRQTSLAASAGFRVDHEGRGSPDLPNAAAEPTRFTEARAEVSLTQRFNRLSLRPSLAYSETDFDDVALLPPAGGQINNDDRDREEVVAALRIGYEVSPALELFAEGRYRDIRYDNFDDTLGGGGVARRDSDGYEALAGASFDVGHLARGRLGVGYLSREYESSLIPSVDGAIYEGAVDWFVTNLTTLGLFGARRVEETTLAGASGNLVTGVGARVDHELRRNIILGADATYEMSEFEGTAREDDTLALGADITYLVNRNLRLVLDYDYDRRDSTAPGADFTTNSVILSLRTSL
- the cysD gene encoding sulfate adenylyltransferase subunit CysD, whose amino-acid sequence is MDRLDQLEAQSIYILREAFNRIDNIAMLWSLGKDSNVMIWLSRKAFFGNIPFPVAHLDTGLEFDETYEFREKYSKEWGLKLIADPCPPIETIDPSLPPNSRLAARKTAGVKECVAKYGFNGIIAGIRRDEQSMRAKERVFSPRGADGQWDFRDQPPEFWDQYKTDYPEGTHLRIHPLLHWTELDIWRYIKREEIPLVPLYFAKDGKRFRSLGEKGITFPIDSNASTIDEIIAELETIRTEERAGRAMDHDSEDAFERLRADGYM
- the cysC gene encoding adenylyl-sulfate kinase — encoded protein: MTNSSVNLASVNEDPAVLSQRARDLLRIVIVGHVDHGKSTLVGRLFHDTGSLPEGKYESIKAMCERRGMPFEWAFLMDAMQAERDQGITIDTSQIWFKTDQRDYTIIDAPGHKEFLKNMITGAAQSDAALLIIDAAEGVREQSRRHGYLLHLMGIRQVAVAVNKMDMVDYEQEQFDLIEEEYRDYLSSIGVTPTFVIPVSAREGDNISNQSANMPWYKGPTVVKALDSFLPSAPTVDQPLRFPIQDVYKFDTRRIIAGRIEAGALEVGDELVFSPSNKTAKVASIESWSSRSDFVAPTRAEAGESVGITLDEQIFVERGDIASHVEQAPIETEVFRARLFWLGNEPLSVGKTYKIKLNTFEARVQVQEIERIIDTTDLSATDAQKVERNQVAEVVLRAKRLLALDSFIDSPRTGRFVLVDGYDIAGGGIISMEGYADQRGLITQKSTNITKVEHGITTDARARRNGHKGGVIWLTGLSGAGKSTLAVELEKRLFEKGMNVFVLDGDNVRHGLNANLGFSPEDRAENIRRVGEVSALFAQAGAIAITSFISPYRSDRDRAREAAGEAFHEVHVAADLKTCEERDPKGLYKKARAGEIKEFTGISAPYEAPDNPQLTVDTSAGSIDDCVQQLVDYVEANFRV